A stretch of the Thermus thermophilus genome encodes the following:
- the ppdK gene encoding pyruvate, phosphate dikinase: protein MAKRVYLLSEARGLSRDLLGGKGHGLAEMAGAGLPVPPAFIVTTEACRQYLKAGEVPGLWEEVRVGMAALEGLTGKRFGQGEGKAPPLLVSVRSGAPVSMPGMMDTVLNLGLTLEGVEALSRATGNPRFAWDSFRRLLAMYGEVVLGEGPEVFEGMLSALKAERGVETDAALGPEDLEELAYRYLRHLEARGTPFPLDPWAQLRGAIEAVFRSWLNPRARTYRRIYGIPEDLGTAVVVQAMVFGNLGEDSGTGVGFTRNPATGERGLYGEYLRNAQGEDVVAGLRTPEPLARLKDYAPELYRELLQVAEKLERHFRDMQDFEFTVERGRLFLLQTRSGKRTAQAAVRIAVEMAEEGLISREEAVMRVEANALPGLLRPSVDRDKAPKPFLKGLPASPGAAVGHAAFTNEAVERFHAQGLPAILVRPETTPEDITGMYLAKGILTARGGLTSHAAVVARGLGVPAVVGAEALRVFPEEGRALAEGVEIREGDLLTLDGGTGEVYLGAVPLVEAAGEALLEKLLAWAEPHRRLGVRANADTPEDARRARAFGAEGIGLCRTEHMFFQEERLPWVRRLILAETPEEEAEALERLFHFQKEDFKGILLAMDGLPVTVRLLDPPLHEFLPPLEELARRAEEGDEEAGRLLKRAEALKEANPMLGFRGVRLLLLRPAVFRMQLRALLEAARELKEAGHDPRPEVMVPLVADPKEVERARTLAEELFREYGPIPFGTMVETPRAALLAAEIAPLVDFFSFGTNDLTQMAFGLSRDDAGKFLPRYVEEGLFPFDPTERLDEKGVGRLLRMAAEEGRRANPRLKLGLCGEHGGEAGSVRFVADLLDYTSASPFRVLTARLAAAQAGLSRALKPA, encoded by the coding sequence ATGGCGAAGCGCGTCTACTTGCTCTCCGAGGCCCGGGGGCTTTCCCGGGACCTCCTGGGCGGCAAGGGCCATGGCCTTGCGGAGATGGCGGGGGCGGGCCTGCCCGTCCCCCCGGCCTTCATCGTCACCACGGAGGCCTGCCGCCAGTACCTGAAGGCGGGGGAGGTGCCGGGGCTTTGGGAGGAGGTACGGGTGGGGATGGCGGCCCTCGAGGGCCTAACGGGCAAGCGCTTTGGCCAAGGGGAGGGGAAGGCCCCTCCCCTCCTCGTTTCCGTGCGGAGCGGGGCCCCGGTCTCCATGCCCGGGATGATGGACACCGTGCTCAACCTCGGCCTCACCCTGGAGGGGGTGGAGGCCCTCTCCCGGGCCACGGGCAACCCCCGCTTCGCCTGGGACAGCTTCCGCAGGCTCCTCGCCATGTACGGGGAGGTGGTCTTGGGGGAGGGGCCCGAGGTCTTTGAGGGGATGCTCTCCGCCCTCAAGGCGGAAAGGGGAGTGGAGACGGACGCGGCCCTTGGGCCCGAGGACCTGGAGGAGCTGGCCTACCGCTACCTCCGCCACCTCGAGGCCCGCGGCACCCCCTTCCCCCTGGACCCCTGGGCCCAGCTCCGAGGGGCCATAGAGGCCGTCTTCAGAAGCTGGCTGAACCCCAGGGCCAGGACCTACCGCCGCATCTACGGCATCCCCGAGGACCTGGGCACGGCGGTGGTGGTCCAGGCCATGGTCTTCGGCAACCTGGGGGAGGACTCGGGCACCGGGGTGGGCTTCACCCGCAACCCCGCCACCGGGGAGAGGGGCCTCTACGGGGAGTACCTGAGGAACGCCCAGGGGGAGGACGTGGTGGCGGGCCTCCGCACCCCCGAGCCCTTGGCCCGCCTAAAGGACTACGCCCCCGAGCTCTACCGGGAACTCCTGCAGGTGGCGGAGAAGCTGGAGCGGCACTTCCGGGACATGCAGGACTTTGAGTTCACCGTGGAGCGGGGAAGGCTTTTCCTCCTCCAGACCCGCTCGGGCAAGCGCACGGCCCAGGCGGCGGTGCGGATCGCCGTGGAGATGGCCGAGGAGGGGCTCATCTCCCGGGAGGAGGCGGTCATGAGGGTGGAGGCCAACGCCCTCCCCGGCCTCCTCCGGCCCAGCGTGGACCGGGACAAGGCCCCAAAGCCCTTCCTCAAGGGCCTCCCCGCAAGCCCCGGGGCCGCGGTGGGCCACGCCGCCTTCACCAACGAGGCCGTGGAGCGCTTCCACGCCCAGGGGCTTCCCGCCATTCTGGTGCGCCCCGAGACCACCCCCGAGGACATCACCGGGATGTACCTCGCCAAGGGGATCCTCACCGCCCGGGGCGGCCTCACCTCCCACGCGGCGGTGGTGGCCCGGGGCCTTGGGGTGCCCGCGGTGGTGGGGGCGGAGGCCCTTAGGGTCTTCCCCGAGGAGGGCCGGGCCCTGGCGGAAGGGGTGGAGATCCGGGAGGGGGACCTCCTCACCCTGGACGGGGGCACGGGGGAGGTGTACCTGGGGGCGGTGCCCCTGGTGGAGGCCGCGGGGGAGGCCCTTTTGGAAAAGCTCCTCGCCTGGGCCGAGCCCCATCGGCGCCTCGGGGTCAGGGCCAACGCCGACACCCCCGAGGACGCCCGAAGGGCCAGGGCCTTCGGGGCCGAGGGCATCGGCCTTTGCCGCACGGAGCACATGTTCTTCCAGGAAGAGCGCCTCCCCTGGGTGCGCCGCCTCATCCTGGCGGAGACCCCCGAGGAGGAGGCCGAGGCCCTGGAGCGCCTCTTCCACTTCCAGAAGGAGGACTTCAAGGGGATCCTCCTCGCCATGGACGGCCTCCCCGTCACGGTGCGCCTTCTGGACCCGCCGCTTCACGAGTTCCTCCCCCCCCTGGAGGAGCTCGCCCGCCGGGCCGAGGAGGGGGACGAGGAGGCGGGGCGCCTCCTCAAGCGGGCGGAGGCCCTAAAGGAGGCGAACCCTATGCTCGGCTTCCGGGGGGTGAGGCTCCTCCTCCTCAGGCCCGCCGTCTTCCGCATGCAGCTTAGGGCCCTCCTCGAGGCCGCCAGGGAGCTCAAGGAGGCGGGGCACGACCCCAGGCCCGAGGTCATGGTCCCCCTGGTGGCCGACCCCAAGGAGGTGGAAAGGGCGCGGACCCTCGCCGAGGAGCTCTTCCGGGAGTACGGCCCCATCCCCTTCGGCACCATGGTGGAAACCCCCCGGGCCGCCCTCCTCGCCGCCGAGATCGCCCCCCTGGTGGACTTCTTCAGCTTCGGCACCAACGACCTCACCCAGATGGCCTTCGGCCTCTCCCGGGACGACGCGGGGAAGTTCCTGCCCCGGTACGTGGAGGAGGGGCTTTTCCCCTTTGACCCCACGGAGCGCCTGGACGAGAAGGGGGTGGGGCGGCTTCTCAGGATGGCGGCGGAGGAGGGGAGGCGGGCGAACCCCAGGCTCAAGCTCGGCCTCTGCGGGGAGCACGGGGGGGAGGCGGGGAGCGTCCGCTTCGTGGCGGACCTCTTGGACTACACCTCGGCGAGCCCCTTCCGGGTCCTCACCGCCCGCCTCGCCGCCGCCCAGGCGGGGCTTTCCCGGGCCCTGAAGCCCGCCTAG